GCGATGACCCGCCACATCAAGCGTGGCGGCAAGATCTGGATCCGGGTGTTCCCGGACAAGCCCATCACCAAGAAGCCGGCTGAAACCCGTATGGGTACCGGTAAGGGTGGTGTGGAGTACTACGTGGCGGTGGTGAAGCCCGGTCGCATCCTCTACGAGATGGAGGGTATGACGCCCGAGGTTGCCACGGCCGCCATGAAGCTGGCCCAGGCGAAGCTGCCCGTGCTGACGAAGATCGTCACCCGCAGCGAGCTGGCGCTCTAGTTCCGCCCTCGGGCGGCCCCTGATAAGAGGGCCGCCCGCTGGCTCTGAGGAGATTTAGAAGATGGCGACTGCGAAGGAACTCAAGGAGCTCTCGGCGGACGACCTGAAGCGGCGGGCGGCCGAGCTGCGCGACACGCTGTTCCAGGACCAGCTCAAGCGGGCCACCGGCTCGCTGGACAACCCGTCCGAGCGCACGCAGCACAAGCGCGACCTGGCTCGCATCCTGACCGTCCTGGGGGAGAAGACCCGGGCGGAGAAGAAGGCTTAGGAGCTTTTCCCATGGCTGAAGCGACTCAATCCACCTCTGCCAAGACCACCTCCCGCGGCCGTCCCAAGACGCGCGTGGGCATTGTCACCTCCAACAAGATGCAGAAGACGGTGGTGGTCACCGTCTCCCGCCGCGCCGCTCACCCCAAGTACGGGAAGATCATGAGCATGCGCGAGAAGTACAAGGCGCACGTCGAGGATCACGACTACCCCGCGAAGATCACCATCAACGAGGGTGACCGGGTGCGCATCGCCGAGACCCGTCCCGCTTCCAAGGACAAGCGCTGGCGCGTGGTCGAGGTGTTGGAGAAGAGCAAGAACGTCTGAGCCGTCCGAGCTCGCGCCGCCGTTCAGGCGCGCGCGGCCGTGGCTCGAGCCCGCGCGGTGCCCGTCCTCGCCGGAGGGGCCTGCCGTAGCTAGAGAAGGAGATTCCAGATGATTCAGATGACGAGCGTGCTCGACGTGGCCGACAA
Above is a window of Archangium lipolyticum DNA encoding:
- the rplP gene encoding 50S ribosomal protein L16; the protein is MLQPARTKFRKMHKGRTPGRAYRGSDLTYGEYGLMSLQPGWITSRQIEAARIAMTRHIKRGGKIWIRVFPDKPITKKPAETRMGTGKGGVEYYVAVVKPGRILYEMEGMTPEVATAAMKLAQAKLPVLTKIVTRSELAL
- the rpmC gene encoding 50S ribosomal protein L29 is translated as MATAKELKELSADDLKRRAAELRDTLFQDQLKRATGSLDNPSERTQHKRDLARILTVLGEKTRAEKKA
- the rpsQ gene encoding 30S ribosomal protein S17; the protein is MAEATQSTSAKTTSRGRPKTRVGIVTSNKMQKTVVVTVSRRAAHPKYGKIMSMREKYKAHVEDHDYPAKITINEGDRVRIAETRPASKDKRWRVVEVLEKSKNV